In Pelodiscus sinensis isolate JC-2024 chromosome 2, ASM4963464v1, whole genome shotgun sequence, the following proteins share a genomic window:
- the CALB1 gene encoding calbindin, which translates to MAAETHLQGVEISAAQFFDIWHHYDSDGNGYLDGKELQNFVQELQQARKKAGLELTPEMKAFVDQYGKSTDGKIGIVELAQVLPTEENFLLFFRCQQLKSSEDFMQTWRKYDTDHSGFIETEELKSFLKDLLQKANKQIDDSKLTEYTQIMLRMFDANNDGKLELTEMASLLPVQENFLLQFKCVKMCRKEFNKAFELYDQDGNGYIDENELDALLKDLCEKNKKELDINNLATYKKNIMALSDGGKLYRTELALVLCVE; encoded by the exons ATGGCCGCGGAGACTCACCTGCAAGGAGTGGAGATCTCGGCCGCGCAGTTTTTCGATATCTGGCACCACTACGACTCCGACG GCAATGGGTACCTGGATGGGAAAGAGCTGCAGAACTTCGTCCAGGAGCTTCAGCAGGCGCGAAAGAAGGCAGGATTG GAATTAACACCTGAAATGAAAGCTTTTGTGGACCAGTATGGGAAAAGTACTGATGGAAAAATAGGAATAGTAGAG CTTGCTCAAGTATTACCAACAGAAGAGAACTTTCTGTTGTTCTTTCGGTGCCAGCAGCTAAAGTCCAGTGAAGATTTCATGCAG ACCTGGAGAAAATATGACACTGACCATAGTGGCTTCATTGAGACTGAAGAACTTAAG AGTTTTTTGAAGGATTTACTACAGAAAGCAAACAAGCAGATTGATGATTCCAAGCTAACAGAATACACACAAATAATG CTGAGGATGTTTGATGCAAACAATGATGGAAAGCTGGAACTTACTGAAATGGCCAG TTTACTCCCAGTACAGGAAAACTTTCTTCTTCAATTTAAG TGTGTCAAAATGTGTAGAAAAGAATTCAATAAAGCTTTTGAGCTGTATGATCAA GATGGCAATGGATATATAGATGAAAATGAATTAGATGCATTACTGAAAGATCTgtgtgaaaaaaacaaaaag GAATTAGACATTAACAACCTTGCAACATACAAGAAAAACATCATGGCCTTGTCTGATGGAGGAAAGCTTTACCGAACAGAACTTGCTCTTGTTCTCTGTGTCGAGTAG